The Lolium rigidum isolate FL_2022 chromosome 1, APGP_CSIRO_Lrig_0.1, whole genome shotgun sequence region GAAACAGGCGGATGTTGTCTTGTACCTTGTTTCAATCCAGTGGCGCACGCTTTAAGGAAACCTGTGGTTGGCTGTAGTGGGGTGGGCCTTTTTTTTTTCGAGACATTTCTGTTTGTGTTTTTCATACCCATCCATATATGATGATCGTTAGCTTAATCCACGTGATCGTTATGTGTTTCCATGGGATTGGACTAGTTGTGTTTTTCTGTGAGTAGGAAAGGAGCTGATGTTGTGTAGTTGTTTCAATTCCGGTGGCGCACACTATAAGGAGACCTGTGGTTGGCTGCAGTAGGGTGGGCCTCTTTCCGTGCGTAGGTTACATTCGAGATATTTTTCTCTCTGTTTTTCATACCCATATATGAAGATTGTTACTAGCTTATACCACATGATCGTTATGTGTTTCTATGGGATGTGACTAGTTTTGTTACATGTCCGTCGCTTTTTTCCTTTTGTCACCACAAAACCATCATACAGACTTGCACTTTCCTTATGCCTATTTGTTTGGAAGATTTCTGGTGCTCTACTTATATACGGAAATCAGAAAACTATATATATGGACTGAGTGGGCAAGTTTTGGGAACATCACCTTCTCTGCTGATATGCTCTCACTTTTTCCTCATTTTCATGCTGCGCAGGGACTTTCGAGACATTATTGTCTCTGTTTTTTTCGTACACATCTATATATGATGACTAGCTTTACCCACATGACCGATATGTGTTTCGATGGGGTTGGACTAGCTGCTACATGGCCGAGGTTCCGCGCTTCCCTCTTGCGATCAGAAAAGCATCGTACGCTTATTAAGATGCTGTATGCATCAATCCACGCAGAGGCCGGGGCGTcttccccttttcgaaaaaagaaTACGGTGTACTTGGATTTTCCATTAGCATCACATGGTTATTTGTACAAGGTCGCTTACCATTGGACCGAATATTTCAGGGTGGGAAGTTCTCTGCGTAACCTTAGTCGTAGAGCTTGATTTGGCGTTTGCAGAGATTTTGCTGCTGCTTTTAACTAGTCTAGCCGTGGGAGGAGTTTTCGGTGAAGCTCGAGCTGATAAAGGAAACATGCGGATGTtgtctagtagtggcgcacgcttGAAGGAAACCTGTGGTTGGCTGCAGTGGGGTGGGCCTTTTTCTGTGAGTAGGTTACGTTCGAGACATTTTTGTCTGTGTTTTTCATACCCATCCATAGGTGATGACCGTTAGCTTAATCCACGTGATCGTTATGTGTTTCCATGGGATTGGACTAGTTGTCTTCTTCTGTGAATAGGAAAGGAGCGGATGTTGTGTAGTTGTTTCGATTCCGGTGGCGCACGCTATAAGCCTAATAAGGAGATCTGTGGTTGGCTGCAGTAGGGTGGGCCTCTTTCCATGCGTAGGTTACATTCAAGACATTTTTGTCTCTGTTTTTCATAACCATATATGAAGATTGTTAGCTTAATCCACATGATCGTTATGTGTTTCTATGGGATGGGACTAGTTTTGTTACATGGCCATCGCTTTTTTCCTTTTGTGACAAGAAAAGCATCATACAGACTTGTACTTTCCTTATGGCTATTTGTGTGGAAGGTTTCTGCTGCTCTAGTTATGTTGGAAGATTGGCAAACTATATATGTACTGAATAGCAAGTTTTGGGAACATCACCTTCTCTACTGAATTTGCAAGTCTTGGGAGATTGGCAAACTATATATGTACTGATTTTGTGCTTTCCTTTTCGTGATCAGAAGAGCATCATACGGTTATTTGGTTGCACTTTCCATTAGCATCGAATGGTTATTTGTATGGAAGGTTTCTGATGCTCTAGTTATATGCGGAGCTTGAAAAACTATATATGTATACTGGATGGGCAAGTTTTGGGAACATTGCCTTCTCTGCTGATATGTTCTCACTtatttttcttccattttcatgttgTGCAGGGACTTTGGAGCACAGAACATATTGGCCAAAGAACTTTGAGCGATCCATTGGCATGTTAAGAAGAAACACTGAAGCTACTTGCTGTAGCTATTATCAGATGTGCACATTCCCAGTTTTATGAGCTTATGAGGTACTTCCTATCAATCATAGCGCATAGTAGTTCACTATGACAATCTTAATTGGTTACGTAATAGATCTTGCTTGTCTGCCAGCTATTTGCTCCACTGGTGAATGCTATCCTGTCCACATTTACGTTAATTGCTGCCATACTTAATTTGATGAAACCAAACACCGAATTACATCACTGTATGTCTAAGGTCAAAGAAACTTACGGCGGTTACACGTGAATCGCTATCCATAACCGTGCTAACAACCTGTTTCCCTATTTGATGCAGGAGTTACTGAAGTTACGTGCGTAATCTGTCTCCAACCTTACTGGTTTTGGGCCTGGTATGTTATCGATCCGTTAAAACCCTGGAAGGCTGTTACTCAGCTGAAAGCTGTGGATTTACTTTCCTATTGACATGTTCTTTTATCAGGTATATATATTTTCAAAAATGGGAGTTTACCTTAGTACCCCCAAAACTGAGAAACTATCTGAAGATGGTGAGAATGATCAACTTAAATTTGGACTTTCATCTATGCAAGGGTGGCGTGCAAGTATGGAAGATGCTGTAAGTTTCTGTTGATCACTGTTCGATGTAGTTTAATGAAAACTTGCAGAAAGTTTTGGAAATGCAGAGATATAAAATGAGCAACATACACAAAGTGAGTGTATTATGCTTCATTCAGTAGTAAAAATGCCATTAAGGTACTTGGGGGACTGTGGACAGGAATACTAGGAATACATATCTGAATGTTTATTCGTGAGTTAACGGTATATTTGGCAAAGCTGTGCACATCAGAGCTTTTGGTGTCTTATGTCTTGCTAATTTTCTGGACTTCCaaaaccatgagttgaatggtgatgtttgatgagTTGTTTGATTGTTTCTCTTCTTGCAAACTAGACCTGGTGTTAGATGACTGCTAAAAAATGGTTAACTGTACTTGTGGCATTATACCGAAATATCTTTTGAAGAATACGTTTGGTTTTGTTATTTCAATAGAGCCTGCATTATGCCCCTATTTGTAAAAGAAAAGCTTTGAAGAATATTAAATGAAAAGCTAGCGTATGCTGGAACCAACTGATTGAACAGAATGGAAAATATCAACAACTTAGAAGCGATGATCCTCAGTGACTTGAAGCTTTAGCATAGTACTAATAAAATCTAGGCGATTGAATTTCATCAAATATTATTTTGCTATAGTTCCagtctttgttctttgtgaaatCTCTAACCCATTCAGCAATCTTCCAGCATTCAGCTTTGCTAGATCTTGACAAGGACACATCATTCTTCGGTGTTTTCGATGGACATGGAGGTAAGGTTAATTGAGAAGACCAACACCTTTTCTTTGCCCACGATGTTCTCCACATGATACCAAAATGGTCATTTACATCGTCATACCATTACCCCCTTCTTGCCTCAGGAAAAGTGGTTGCCAAATTCTGCTCAAAATATCTACACAGAGAAGTTCTCAAAAGTGAAGGCTATGCAGCTGGTGACCTGGGCACTGCTGTCCATAGAGCTTTCTTCAGGTATTGCAAACCGCTAGGTAGCCAGCTTGAGGGTTTCTCCATCTATTATTTATTGATAATTCTCTTTGCAAGATGATATTAGTAGCAATTATTATTTTGTTGATACAGAATGGATGAGATGATGCGGGGTCAAAGAGGCTGGCGGGAACTACAGGCACTTGGAGATAAGATGAACCAGTTtactggcatgatagaaggattgatCTGGTCTCCAAGAGGCAGCGATTCAAATGTTCAACATGATGATTGGGCTTTTGAGGAGGTAATTATGCAACTGACATGAAATGCAGTACTGCACGATCGATCATTCCTTATAGGATAAGTAATCTGCATTGCACaattatttttttcttctttggtcCTTTTGCCCAGCGTTGTCATTATTGACACGTTTTGCTATCCTGTTTTTGAGATCCTCAATGACTATTGGTatagctcttaaaatgtttcatgAACTCCGGGCCACTGGGTTGGTTTTTAGTAATTTTTCAAGTTGCAAAAGAGGTGCATATGAAGAAAATTTAAACCATTAAAACTCAACTGAGAGGTTTTGTTGCCAACAATTAGAACTCTTGGAAAATTAATTCAATTTCAAAGAATACAATCTTGTAGTTGTATGGCCATTAAATTTTGTTATTTCGGCACTATTCTATAGTTTATTGCAGTTTAACATTGGTGCAACTCAGGGAGTCTTACAGGATAATCTTACCAGGGACCTCACTCGGATTTTAGCGGGCCAACCTGTGGGTGCACAGCCTGTGTTGCAATACTAAGAAATAGTAAACTTGTGGTGGCAAATGCCGGAGATTCCCGCTGTGTTATCTCAAGGAACGGCCAGGTCTGTTTTGCttgtccttgttttttgtttgagaTGAGAAGATATATGCAGAGCATCTCATTCTGTAGTTGAATATATAGGCATACAATTTGTCAAGAGACCACAAACCAGAGCTTGAAGCGGAGAGAGAAC contains the following coding sequences:
- the LOC124699662 gene encoding probable protein phosphatase 2C 58; translation: MGVYLSTPKTEKLSEDGENDQLKFGLSSMQGWRASMEDAHSALLDLDKDTSFFGVFDGHGGKVVAKFCSKYLHREVLKSEGYAAGDLGTAVHRAFFRMDEMMRGQRGWRELQALGDKMNQFTGMIEGLIWSPRGSDSNVQHDDWAFEEGPHSDFSGPTCGCTACVAILRNSKLVVANAGDSRCVISRNGQAYNLSRDHKPELEAERERILKAGGYIQMGRVNGTINLSRAIGDMEFKQNKFLSPDKQMLTANPDINTVELCEDDDFLVLACDGIWDCMSSQQLVDFIHEHINTESSLSAVCEKVLDRCLAPSTLGGEGCDNMTMILVQFKKPIYHGNDGSAGEQSADKNANADEQSATEDKNAGARGQSPGDMEGL